Within the Granulicella sibirica genome, the region CCGAACCGAGAATCCTTCTTCGTCAGCAAGCCCCTTGAGCCACGCCCGGGCCGTGTGGTCGTCAGACGTAAACACAACCCGCGTCACTGCCGTCCCCACTGCGGAAGGCTCGACCGACGTCATCGTCGCCAGTTCCGCGAGCTCCCGCGAGAGCCTCGCTTCATCAATCTCGAATGCCGGCAGCACCGGCGCAGTCGTTGCCATACCGAACTCCCGTTCCTACGCCAGAGGGTGGCGATTGAAATCCTTGTAGATAAGATACTTTGCCGGCGTCTTTCCAAGCGCGCCGAACCACTGCGGACAGTACGGTCCCATCCAGATAAAGTCCCCAGCCGTCACCGGATACCAATGCTCCCCAAGCCGATAGATCCCGCCCCCCGCAAGCATCATCAGCCCATGCTCCATCACATGCACCTCAACCAAGCTGAGCGCCGCCCCCGGCGCATACGTCATCGTGTTCACCGCGAAGTCCTGGGCAAAATCCGCAGGCAACAACGCCCGCACCTCGAGGCCCTCATCCCCCGCAAGAGGAACCCCTGCAACCGCCCTCTCATTCCCCGTAAACAAACGCGGCGGCACGACATCGCCAACCCCGGTAAAAGGCTTTTCGATCACCTGTAATACGGCATCTGCGTTGGCGGTTATTGTGTGAGCGGTATCGGGTGGAATATAAGCAAACCCATCTGCCGTTAGCTGCCGAAACGTAGCGTCGGAGGCAAGATCCACCGCACCATACACAACATAAACAAACCGCTGCACCCCGGCGAGCCCGCTCTCAGCGAGCACCCCACCTGCTTCCAACTCCACCGTGTACTGCGTAAACCCCGCCCCACCCGCCGGAGAAGCATGCACGATCGCCATCCCCTTCTCCAGTCCAGGCAAAGGAGTCCGGATAAACGCATCCGGCGTATGCAGAAGATGGTCCCGATGATGCGCACTGCGCGTATGTCCAAGATGATGCATAGTCCCTCGTTCCCGAAACAGTCCCTCGTTCCCTAATAAGCCGCAGCCACCAGCCTCACAAACTCGACCCCCACCGCAAGCGCCGCGTCAACATCCTCCAGCAGAACATCCTCATCCGGATGATGACTAATCCCCCCCGGACTCCGCACAAACAGCATCACCGAAGCAACATGTGGAGCCACGATCATCGCATCATGGCCCGCCCCACTGGCAAGCAGCACCGGCGCTTCCCCGATGTTGCGCATCGCCTCCTCCAGCATCCCCGTCAACCCCACATCCAAACCAACCGCAGCCTGCTCCATCAGCACCCGATGCGACACCGCAACCCCACGCTTAGCACCCGCCGAAGCAGCCGCATCCATCAACCGCCCAACTGCTTCGCCACGAACCCAATCCTCCGCATGCCGCACATCCAGCAGCGCCGTCACCTTACCCGGAACAACATTCCCAGCCCCCGGAAACGCCTCGATCCGTCCAACGGTCGCCACCAGCCCATCCGTCCCGCGAGCTAACTCTTCCACCGCAACCACCCACGCCGAAGCTGCGGCCAGAGCATCCCGGCGAAGATGCATCGGCGTAGTCCCCGCATGATTGCTGTGTCCGGCGAACGTAAACTCCAGCCGAGTCTGCCCCACCAGGGCCGTCACCACGCCAAGCGCCCGCCCTAGACTCTCGAGCACTGGACCCTGCTCGATATGAAACTCCAGGTAGCCCTTTGTCACCGGAGATAGGCGCGCTTCCCCCATCCGTGACGGGTCAAGCCCGAATCCCCGCACCGCATCCGAAACTGTAACTGCGTTTGTATCTTTTACCCCAAGCGTCATTTCATCCAGAGTCCCCACAAGAGCCATACTCCCCAGGAAAGGCCTCCGAAACCGAACCCCTTCCTCTTCCGAGAACCCAATCACCTCGATCGCAATGGGCAAGCCTGCGCCCGCGAAAGCCTCAACGACAGCAATTCCAAGCATTACCCCAAGAATCCCATCGAACGCCCCCGCATTCGGAACCGTATCGAGATGTGAAGCGATGATCAGCCGAGGCGCCCCAGCACCCCCAAACACCCCACGCACATTCCCAATCGCATCGACGGTCACCGCCATCCCCGCGCTCGTCATCCATCCCGCAACCAGCCTGTGAACCTCACGCATCGGCTCCGACAGAAAAGTCCGCGTAGTCTCCCCAGCAACCT harbors:
- the allE gene encoding (S)-ureidoglycine aminohydrolase; the protein is MHHLGHTRSAHHRDHLLHTPDAFIRTPLPGLEKGMAIVHASPAGGAGFTQYTVELEAGGVLAESGLAGVQRFVYVVYGAVDLASDATFRQLTADGFAYIPPDTAHTITANADAVLQVIEKPFTGVGDVVPPRLFTGNERAVAGVPLAGDEGLEVRALLPADFAQDFAVNTMTYAPGAALSLVEVHVMEHGLMMLAGGGIYRLGEHWYPVTAGDFIWMGPYCPQWFGALGKTPAKYLIYKDFNRHPLA
- a CDS encoding allantoate amidohydrolase, whose product is MIKLSDRREMAARVVARCRELAAYSEVAGETTRTFLSEPMREVHRLVAGWMTSAGMAVTVDAIGNVRGVFGGAGAPRLIIASHLDTVPNAGAFDGILGVMLGIAVVEAFAGAGLPIAIEVIGFSEEEGVRFRRPFLGSMALVGTLDEMTLGVKDTNAVTVSDAVRGFGLDPSRMGEARLSPVTKGYLEFHIEQGPVLESLGRALGVVTALVGQTRLEFTFAGHSNHAGTTPMHLRRDALAAASAWVVAVEELARGTDGLVATVGRIEAFPGAGNVVPGKVTALLDVRHAEDWVRGEAVGRLMDAAASAGAKRGVAVSHRVLMEQAAVGLDVGLTGMLEEAMRNIGEAPVLLASGAGHDAMIVAPHVASVMLFVRSPGGISHHPDEDVLLEDVDAALAVGVEFVRLVAAAY